Part of the Acidimicrobiales bacterium genome, AGGACGAGACGCTCCCGGCGCGCACCGCCGGTGTGATCACGAGCGAGGGCCTTTCGGCGAACGGGTCCGGCTCGAACGGCAACGGCAACGGCACGTCCGCCGAGGCCGCCCCGGAGCGCCGATCGTCGGCATCCGTGCTCAACTCGGCCTGAGCAGCCGCCCACCCCGGGAATGGACTGCCGGGCGCCAGGGGCGCCCCGGTAAGTTCAGGGCGTGAGCGAAGCGCTGGCCCGAGCGGCCCGGCGACGCAGTCGCCAGGAGCGGAGAGTATGAGCGAACAGATCAACATCGGCCTGCCGGACGGTTCCACGCGCCAGGTCGACGCCGGCGCCACCGCCGGTGAGCTCGCCGCGAGCATCGGTCGGGGCCTGGCCAAGGCCGCCGTCATCGCCGAGATCAACGGCGAGGAGCGCGACCTCGCCACCCCGCTCGCCGAGGGCGACACGGTGGCGATCATCACCGCCGACAGCGAGCGGGGCCGCTACACGATCCGCCACTCGACGGCGCACGTGTTGGCCCAGGCCGTGCTCGAGCTCTTCCCAGGCGCCACCTTCGCCATCGGTCCGCCCATCGAGAACGGCTTCTACTACGACTTCGAGCTCGCCGACGGCGGCACGTTCACGCCCGAGGACCTCGAGCGGCTCGACGCGAAGATGCGCGAGATCATCAAGGAGCGCCAGCCGTTCCTCCGCGACGAGATCCCCGACGCGCAGGCCCTCGAGTTCTTCGCCGCCCACAAGTACAAGTGCGAGATCATCCGGGGCGCGGCCGACGACCCCACGTCGGCGACGGAATCGGGTCTCGTCCGCACCTACGAGAACCCGCCGCGCTTCATCGACCTCTGCCGCGGCCCGCACGTCCCCGACACGGGGAGCCACCTCGGGCACTTCAAGCTGACGCGGGTGGCCGGCGCCTACTGGCGGGGCGACGAGCGCAACCCCATGCTCCAGCGCATCTACGGCACGGCATGGGAGTCCAAGGCCAAGCTCGACGAGTACCTCACGATGCTCGAGGAGGCGGAGAAACGCGATCACCGCCGCCTCGCCCAGGAGCTCGACCTGCTGTCGTTCCCCGACGAGCTCGGCCCCGGCCTCGCCGTCTGGCACCCCAAGGGCGCCATCGTGCGCAAACTCATGGAGGACTACAGCCGCGAGCGCCACGAGCGCGGCGGCTACCAGTTCGCCTACTCGCCCAACATCGCCAAGTCGGTGCTCTGGGAGACCAGCGGGCACCTCGGCTTCTACGCCGACGCGATGTACCCGCCCATGGAGCTCGACGACGGGGTGAAGTACTACCCGAAGCCGATGAACTGCCCGTTCCACATCCTGATCTACAAGAGCAACCAGCGCTCGTACCGCGAGTTGCCGTACCGGTTGTTCGAGCTCGGGACGGTGTACCGGTACGAGCGCTCGGGCACGCTGCACGGCCTGTTCCGCATCCGGGGCTTCACCCAGGACGACAGCCACATCTTCTGCACGCCCGATCAGCTGGCCGACGAGCTGGCCAGCCTGCTCGACTTCGTGCTGTCGGTCCTGCGGGCCTTCGGCTTCGAGGACTTCCAGGCCAAGCTCTCCACCCGCCCGCCCGAGAAGTCCCTCGGCTCCGACGAGGACTGGGAGCGCGCCACCGGCGCGCTGCGGTCGGCCATCGACGTCGCCGGCCTCGACTACGAGGTGGACGAGGGCGGCGGCGCCTTCTACGGGCCGAAGATCGACGTCGACGTCCGCGATGCCATCGGGCGGAGCTGGCAGCTGTCGACCATCCAGGTCGACTTCCAGAACCCGCAGCGCTTCGACCTCGAGTACGTCGGCGCCGACAACCAGCGGCACCAGCCGATCATGGTGCACCGCGCCCTGTTCGGCTCGGTCGAGCGGTTCTTCGGGGTGCTCCTCGAGCACTTCGCGGGCGCGTTCCCGGTGTGGCTGGCGCCGGTCCAGGTGCGGGTCCTGCCCGTGCGCGACGACCACGAGACCTACGCCCGCCGCCTCGTCGACCGCCTCCAGAGCGAGGGCTTCCGGGCCGACATGGTCGGCGCCGACGACAAGCTCGGGGCGCGCATCCGCAAGGCCAAGGTGGAGAAGCTGCCGTACGTGCTGGTCGTCGGTGACGACGACGTCGAGCACGGCACCGTCGGGGTCAACCCCCGTGGCGACGAGGTCGAGCGGGGCGTCACGGTCGACGACTTCGTCGCCCGACTCGGCGCCGACGTGCTCGCCCGTGCCTGACGGCGGCGGCCCCGCGCTCGAGCGCCAGTGGGCGGGCTGGCGCAGCGACTACATCACCAGCGCCTTCGCGGGCGACGCCACCACACCGTCCTCGTCGGCCGACCGGGACGACGAGGGCTCGCTGTTCGAGCGCATCCTGCACTCGGGCGAGCCCGACGACGTCACCTACGTGCTCCACCGTGGCGACCACACCTTCGCCATCTTGAACGCCTACCCCTACAACAGCGGGCATCTCATGGTGCTGCCGAACCGGGCCGTCGCCGACCTCGAGGGCCTCACCGCCGACGAGTCGGCCGAGCTCTGGGCAACCGTGACCGACGCGGTGGCCGCCATCAAGGCCGCCTACTCGCCCCAGGGGGTGAACGTGGGCATGAACCTCGGGCACGCCGCCGGCGCGGGCGTGCCCGACCACCTGCACGTGCACTGCCTGCCTCGCTGGTTCGGGGACACCAACTTCATCACCACGGTGGCCGAGACCCGGGTCCTGCCTGAGGCCCTGTCCGTGAGCTGGGAGCGGCTTCGGGCCGCTTGGCCCGGGTGAGCCGCGCCCCGGTACGGTCGTCGGCGATGGACGACGAGACGACCCCGGGCGACGCCCCCGACGAGGAGCTCCCCGAGACGGGCGACGCGCTGCCCGACGACCTCGACGTCTCGACCTTCGTCGGCCCCTACCAGTTCCCCAACAACAACCGCCGGCGCATCCCCGGCTACATCTACCTGGGGCTCGGGGCCGTCTGCATCGCGGTGTGGGGCTTCACCCGTGGCGGCGACCCGGTGCTGGTGAACGACGGCGTCCTCTACGCGGGCCTCGCCCTCGTGGTGGTGGCCGGCTACCACTTCCTCGCGGGCGTGAGCCTCGAGCTCGACGAGAAGGACGCCCTCGTGGGCGCCACGTCCGCCGTGGGCTTCCCCGTCGGACACGCCTCGGCCCAGATGGGCTGGCGGGGCCTGCGCAGCCGCCCGACGTGGCGGGTGCTCGTCTACTCCGCCGACGAGCCCCCGACGAAGCGCGGCCTCGTGCTCATCGACGGCGTCGACGGCGAGATCATCGACCAGTTCGTCGAGGACAACCCCGAGGACTGGACGCAGTTCCAGGACGACTGAGGCGCCCGGGAGGCCCGTCGGTCAGCTGCGACGCACCTCCTCGAAATCCCGTTCGGCGGCGCGCAGGTCGGTGACGCCGGTGCGGACCGCCTCGCGCAGGACGTCGAGGGCCGTGACCTCCGCACCGCCGCCGGCGACGGTGGCGGTGCGACCCCAGTCGCCGGCGGGCACCCGCTCGGCCACGGCGGCGAAGGCTTCGGCGGTCTCCTCCAGGCGGGAGAGCTCGTCGACGAGGCTGCCGCGGGCCGTCGGCCAGTCACGGGCCGCGGGATCGGTTGCCGCCGGTACGAGCACGGGGGTGTCGTGGTGGAGCACCTGCTCGAAGGCGTGGTGCAGGAGGGTGAGGCTGCGGTCGGTGTCCACGAGGTGGTCGAGGGGTGCGTGGCCGCTGGATGCGACCCGCTCGGCCCACTCGTCGAAGTCGGGATCGTCGAACGGGCGCAGCGCGCCCCGGAAGCGGCGGGGGAGCGAGCGCAGGGCCACCACCCCGTCCTGCGGGGCCATCCGGGCGAGGTCGCTGGTCTCCATCGTGTGTGTCTACCCCGGGCCGGGCGGCGGTGGTTCTGTCAGTCGTCGGTCGGGAGGGCGGCGACGAGGTGGTCGGGGAGCACGTCGTAGTGGTCGTGCTCGACCGAGAAGCGCCCCCGTCCGCCCGTCATCGAGCGCAGGTCGATGGCGTAGCGCAGGATCTCCGAGGTGGGGACGAGGGCCACGACGACGGCCTCGCCATCGTTGCCCGAGTCGCTGCCCTGGACCCGCCCGCGGCGGGCGTTGAGGTCGCCCATCACGTCGCCCAGCTGCTCCGCGGGCACGGTGACCTCCACCCGGGACACGGGCTCGAGCACGACGGGATCGGCGGCGGCCATGGCGTCCCGGAACGCCAGCCGCCCCGCCGTCTTGAAGCTCATCTCGTCGGAGTCGACGGCGTGGAACTTGCCGTCGAGGACGGTGGCCCGCACGTCGACCACGGGGAAGCCGTGGAGGCCGCCGCTGGCCATGGTCTCCTGGATGCCCTTGTCCACCGACGGGATGAGGTTGCGGGGGATGGCCCCGCCCACGATGGCGTCGACGAATTCGTAGCCCGCCCCACGCTCCATCGGCTCGATGCGCACGGACGCCACGCCGTACTGCCCGCGCCCGCCGGACTGCTTCTTGTGCTTGCCCTCCGCCTCGGCCGGCCCGGTGATGGTCTCGCGGTAGGCCACCCGCACCGGCTCGGTGAGCACCTCGACCCCGAACTTCCGCTTCAGGCGCTCGATGGTGACGTTGAGGTGGGTCTCGCCGGCGCCCCGCAGGAGATCCTGGTGGGTCTCGTCGTTGCGCTCCACGACCAGGGCCGGGTCCTCCTCGGCGATGCGGTGGAGCGCCCCGGCCACCTTGTCCTCGTCGGCCTGGGTCTTGGCCGAGATGGCGACGGCCAGGACCGGCACGGGTTGCTCGATGGCCGGCACCCGCACGGGCAGGCCCTTCGGGGCGAGGGTGTCGCTGGTCTCGGTGCCGCTCAGCTTCGCCACCGCGGCGAAGTCGCCGGCGGGGACCTCCTTCACCGGCTCCTGCTCACGGCCCCGGACCGACAACAGGCTGTGCAGGCGCTCGTCGGTGTGCGTGCGCGGGTTCACGAGATGGTCGTCCTGGCGGATCGTGCCCGACAGCACCTTGAGCAGCGAGATGCGCCCGACGTAGGGGTCGGCGATGGTCTTGAACACGAAGGCCAAGGGGTTGCCGCCCGGGTCGGGGGCGATCTCCGCGGTGCCGTCGCCGGCGTCGACCACGACCGGCGGCCGATCCTGTGGCGCCGGGCCGATCTCGCAGATGAAGTCGGCGAGGCGGTCGATGGCCACGTCGCCCGCCGCCGATCCGCACACGACGGGGAAGACCTGGGCCCCCGCCACCCCGTGGGCCAAGGTGTGCTCGAGCGCCTCCACCGAAGGGATCTGGCCCTCGAGGTAGCCCTCGAGCAGGTCGTCATCGGCTACGACGATGCCCTCGACCAGGTTGTCGTGGACCTCGTGCTCCTGGGCCTCCATGTCGTCGGGGATCTCGCCTTGCACGGCCCTGCCCGTGTCGTAGGTGAAGGCCGTGTCGGTGAGCAGATCGGCCACGCCTCGAAACGACGACTCCTCGCCGATGGGCAGCTCGAGGGGGGCGATGCCGGCCCCGAAGCGGTCGCGCAGTTGCTCGAGGACCCGGGGGAACGAAGCCCGCTCCCGGTCGAGCTTGTTGATGAACACCATCCGGGGCACCCCGAGGTCGGCGGCCATCTTCCAGATGACCTCGGTCTGCACCTCGACCCCCTCGACCGCGCTGACCACGAACACGGCCAGGTCGACGACCCGGAGGGCGGCGGCGACGTCGCCCACGAAGTCGGCGTAGCCCGGGGTGTCGATCAGGTTCACCTTGTGGCCCTTCCAGGTGAACGGGGCCAGCGAGAGCGAGAGCGAGAGGCGGTGGGCCTGCTCTTCGGGGTCGAAGTCGCAGACGGTGTTGCCGTCCTCGACCCGGCCCCGCCGGGTGACGGCTCCCGCTTCGAAGAGCAGCGCCTCGGCCAGGGTCGTCTTGCCGGCGCCCCCGTGGCCGACCAGGGCCACGTTGCGGATCCGGTCCGGGCTCACTACGTCCACGTCACGCACCTCCGCGCTTCGATCACGGTGTGGCCCGAGGGACGTGTGCCCCGCGGGCTCCGGCTGCCAGGCTAGGCACGCCGGGCCGGGCGCCGTGACGAGCGGGTCGGGGTGCCCGGGCACCCACCCTGCCGGTAGCCTGTGCACGGCTTCGCCCACCCCCGGTCAGGAGAACCATGTTCGACGGCAAGTTCCGCACGAACATCGAACGCGGACTCAAACCCGTCGGCAACAACCTGCGCAAGGTGGGCATCACGGCGGACTACCTGACCGCCACCGGCGTCATCATGGCCGGTGCCGCCGCAGTGGCCATCGCCAACGGGGCGTTGCGGGGCGGCCTCGTCCTGTTGATCCTGACCGCGCTCCCCGACGCGCTCGACGGCGCCGTGGCCAAAGCCTCCGGCACGGCCGGGCCCCGGGGCGCGTACTTCGACTCCGTGATGGACCGCGCCAGCGACGCCCTGCTCCTCGGCGGCGTCGCGTGGTACCTGATGGACACCGATCCCGGCAGCCACGTCGCCATCCTCCCGATGGCGGTGCTCGGCGCCTCCTTCCTGGTGTCGTACCAGCGGGCCAAGGCCGACTCGCTCGGCTTCGACGCCCGCGGCGGCCTGATGGAGCGGGCCGAGCGCACGATCATGCTCGCGTTCGGTCTGCTGTTCGACTCCCTGCTCGTCGCGGTGCTGTGGGTGATGCTCGTGCTCACCCTGTTCACCGCCGGGCAGCGCTTCGTGAAGGTGTGGCGCCAGGCCAGCGCCGAGCGTCCCAAGCCCGAGCCCCTGCTCGACCGCACCCGTCGGCGCAACCGACGCACGGCACGGCCCATCGCCCAGACCTGGCGGGCCCGGGCCCGCGAGCGCGCCGAGAACCGCCGGCAGAACCCCAGCTAGCAGAGGTCGGCGAGGTGGATCGGGCGCTGGCGGCCTACAAGCTCGGCTCCGGGGTGGCGCGTTCGCTGCCCGGGCCGCTCGCAGCCGCCGCGTCGCGCGCCGCCAGCGTCGGGGCGGCGCAGGCCATGCGTGAGCGCCGCCTCATGGTCGAGCGCAACCTCCGGCGCGCCACGGGCCGCGACCTGCGGGGTGTGGCGCTGCGCTCGGCGGTGCAGCGCACCTTCGAGTCCTACGGCCGCTACTGGATGGAGTCGTTCCGGCTCCCGGGCATGAGTCGGGCCGAGGTCGACGCCGGCCTGTCCTACGAGGGCTTCGAGCACATCGAGCAGGCCCGTGCGGACGGGTACGGGCCCCTCATGGCCATCCCACACCTCGGCGGCTGGGAGTGGGCCGCCTTCTGGTTGACCATGGTCGCCGACATCCCCGTCACCGCCGTCGTCGAGCCCATCGAGCCCCCGGAGCTGTTCGAGTGGTTCGTCGAGTTCCGTCGGTCGCTGGGGATGCACGTGGTGCCCCTCGGCCCGAAGGCGGGGTCGGAGGTGGTCCGGGGGGTCAAGGAGCGCCACGTGGTGTGCCTGCTGTCGGATCGTGACATCCAGGGCGGAGGCATCGAGGTGGAGTTCTTCGGCGAGCGCACCACGCTCCCGGGCGGTCCCGCCACGCTGGCCCTGCGCACGGGCGCGCCCATCCTGCCGTGTGCGGTCTACAACCGGGGCAAGGGCCACCACTGCGTGATCCGACCACCCCTCCCGGTGGAGCGTCGAGGCTCGCTCCGTGAGGACGTCACCCGCATCACCCAGCACGTGGCCACCGAGCTCGAGGTCCTCATCCGGGCCGCGCCCGAGCAGTGGCACCTCATGGCCCCCAACTGGCCCAGCGACCACGAGGCGCTCGTCGCGGCCGGGCTGCGACCTGCCGATCCGGATCCCACCGGGGGCGCCCCCGGCGAGGCCCCCGAGACGAACAAGTAGCCTCGAACGGTGCGCATCGGGCTGATCTGTCCCTACAGCCTCACCATTCCGGGCGGAGTGCAGGGGCAGGTGCTCGGCCTCGCCCGCTCGCTGCGGGGCATGGGGCACGACACGCGCGTGCTCGGCCCGTGCGACGGGCCGCCTCCCGACGCCGGCGTGACCCCGCTCGGCAACAGCGTCCCCACCGCGGCCAACGGCTCGGTGGCGCCCCTCGCCCCCGACCCGTCGGCCCAGCTCCGCACGATCCGCGCCCTGCGCGACGAGGCCTTCGACGTGCTCCACGTGCACGAGCCGATGTGCCCCGGCCCCACGATGACGTCGCTGCTGTTCAAGAGCGCCCCGCTCGTCGGCACCTTCCACGCCGCCGGCGTGAGCGCCGGCTACCGGTGGCTGAAGCCGGGACCCCGTCTCCTCGCCAACCGGCTCGACCACCGGTGCGCGGTGTCCGAGGACGCCCGACGGCTCGCGGCCACGGCCCTGGGCGGCGAGTACACGATGGTGTTCAACGGGGTCGAGCTCGATCACTTCGCCAAGGCCGACCCGTGGCCGACCGAGGGGCCCACCCTCTTGTTCGTCGGTCGTCACGAGCCACGCAAGGGCCTCGACGTGCTTCTCGCCGCGTTCGCCGACCTCCCCAACGACGTCCGCCTCTGGGTGGGCAGCGACGGTCCGGAGACCGACCGCCTCAAGGCCCGCCACGCCGGCGATCCGCGCATCGAGTGGCTGGGTCGCATCTCGGACGAGGAGAAGGCCTCGCGGCTGCGCGGTGCGGACGTGTTCTGCGCTCCGTCGCTGCGGGGGGAGTCGTTCGGGGTGGTGCTGCTCGAGGCCATGGCCGCCGGGTGCGCGATCGTCGCCAGCGAGCTTCCCGGGTACGCAAACGTCGCCCGCTCCGGCCAGGACGCCCTGCTCGTCCCGCCGGGGGACGCCGCCGCGCTCGCCGCCGCCATCGAGCGCCTGCTCGACGAGCCCGGTACCGTCGCCGACCTCGTGGCCTCGGGCGCCGAGCGGGCGGCGGGGTTCTCCATGGACCACCTCGCCGAGCGCTACGTGGAGATCTACGAGCGCATCTGCTGACCAGCCGCGGCCCAGCGGTGCCGGTGGTCAGGGGGGAGGCGGCCCTATGATGTCTCCGCTGTCGGCCTGACGCCGGCCCCGCCTCCAAGGAGACGACATGACCGCAGTCCTCATCATCATCGGCGTGATCGTGCTGCTGGCGATCATCCTGATGGTCCTCTACAACGGCCTGGTCAAGCTGCGCAACCGCATCGAGAACGCGTGGGCGCAGATCGACGTGCAGCTCAAGCGCCGCTACGACCTGATCCCCAACCTCGTGGAGACGGTGAAGGGCTACGCCTCGCACGAGCGCGAGACGCTCGAGGCCGTCACCCAGGCGCGCAACATGGCCGTCAACGCCGAGGGCCCCCACGCCCAGGCCGAGGCCGAGAACGTCCTGAGCGGTGCCCTCAAGTCGCTGTTCGCGGTGTCGGAGGCCTACCCGGACCTCAAGGCCAACCAGAACTTCCTCAACCTGCAGGAGGAGCTGACCGGCACCGAGGGGCGCATCGCCTACGCGCGGCAGTTCTACAACGACTCGGTTTTCAAGTACAACACCAAGATCCAGACCTTCCCGGCGGTGCTCATCGCCGGCATGTTCCGGTTCACCGCCCGCGAGTACTTCGAGGCCGAGGACGAGGCCCGTGGGCCCGTGCAGGTGTCGTTCGGCAACGACGCCCCCGCGGCGCCTCCGGCGGCCACGCCGCCCGCCGCGCCCCCCGCCGCCCCGCCGACGACGCCTCCGGCGCCCGGCGCGCCGTCCTGAGCTCCTCCGCCGGCCCCTCGGGGTGGCAGCGCGCCCGCGCCGCCACCCCGATCCGGTAACCCGCCATGGCCGCCATGTACGACCAAGTCGCCGCGAACAAGCGCCGCTCCGCGGCGCTCATCGTCGTGTTCGTCCTCTTCGTGGCGCTCGTGTGCGCCGCCTTCACCTACCTGCTCCAGTGGGGCCCGATCGGCATCGTGATCGCGTTCGCCATCGCCGGCGGCTCGGCGTTCTTCTCCTACTGGAAGTCCGACTCGATCGCGCTGGCCATGAGCCGAGCGCAGCCCGCCACCGTCGAGCAGTACCCCCGTCTCCACAACGTCGTCGAGGGCCTCTGCATCGCCAGCGGGCTGCCCAAGCCCCGGCTCTACGTCATCGACGACCCGGCGCCCAACGCGTTCGCCACGGGCCGCAACCCGAAGCACGCCGCGATCGCCGTGACCACCGGCCTGCTCGAGAAGATGAACCGCATCGAGCTCGAGGGCGTGCTCGCCCACGAGCTGAGCCACATCAAGAACGACGACATCCTCGTGTCGACGTTGGCGGTCACCATGGTGGGGGTCGTCGCCCTCCTCGCCGACATCGGCGTGCGCGGGCTGCTCTTCGGCGGCCGCAACCGCAACAGCAACGACGGCGGCAACATCGTCTACCTCGCCCTGATGGCCCTCGCCCTCGTGCTGTTGGTCCTGTCGCCCGTCATCGCCCGCCTCATGCAGTTCGCCGTCTCCCGCAAACGCGAGTCGCTGGCTGACATCTCCGGGGTGGAGATGACCCGCTACCCGCCGGGGCTGATCTCGGCGCTCGAGAAGCTCCAGGCCGACCAGACGGTGGTCCACAGCGCCTCGCGCGCCACGGCCCACCTCTGGATCGAGTCGCCCCTGGCCCGCACGCCCGAAGAGGGCAAGATGTCGAAGCTCAACCGGATGTTCGACACCCACCCGCCGCTCGAGGAGCGCATCGCCGCCCTCCAGGAGCTCTGAGCACGATGTCGTACCGCCGCTGCTTCGCGCGCCTCCTCGCGCCCCTCGTCCTGCTCGTGGCGGTGACGGGGGCCTGTGCCAAGAACGTCGACGGCCCCGAGGCGGCCCCGGACGAGTCGACGACCACGACCACCGCCGCCCCCGCCGGCCCGACCTTCCCGCTCACCGGCCTGCCGAGCGACGACGAGGCGCGCCGCACCCGGCCGGCGCTGGTGGTGAAGATCGACAACAACGAAGGGGCGCGCCCGCCGGTCGGCATCAACCAGGCCGACGTGGTCTACGAGGAGGAGATCGAGGCCGGCTTCACCCGCTTCGCGGCCGTGTTCCAGAGCCAGGACGCCGATCCGGTGGGCCCCATCCGGTCGGCCCGCATCTCCGACATCGAGCTCCTCGCCAACCTGAACCGGCCGCTGCTGGCGTGGTCCGGGGCCAACCCGGTGACGGCATCGGCCATCCGGTCGGCCGACCTCGTCGACGTGGGCTTCGACGCCGTCACCGACGAGTACGACCGCGCCACCAACCGGCCCGCCCCCTCCAACCTCTTCGCCACCACGACTGGTCTCTACGCCCACGCCGGCGACGCCCGCTTCGCCCCCGCGCTGTTCCAGTACGACACCGACACGGCGACCGCCGACGCGACGACCACGACCGCCCCCGCGGGTGCGGTGCCGTCCACGACCGTGGCGGCGGCAGGCGCGCCGACGCCGGTCGCCGGCGGTCGGGTGGCCTTCCGGTCGCGCGACATCGCGTACGTGTGGGACGAGACGCGGGCGGGTTGGGTCCGTTTCCAGGACGGCACGCCCTACGCCGACGACAAGAACGAGGTCGCGGCGCCGGCCAACGTGGTGTTCCTCTACATCGACTACGTGTGCTGCCCGACCGTGCCCGGCACGCCGGAGGCGCAGACCGTGGGCGAGGGGGACGCCGCGGTGTTCGTGGACGGCCACTTCATCGACGCCCGCTGGTCGCGGCCGTCCGCCGCCGACGTCTGGAACCTCACCGACAAGGCCACCGGCCAGCCCGTCCTGCTCACGCCGGGGCGCACGTGGGTCGAGCTGGCCAACCCCGGCACGGGCAGCTTCGTCGAGCCGACCGAGGCGACCGAGCTACTGGCGCTCGCCGCCCAACCGATCACCTCGGATCTCGGTACCCCCGAGTTCTAGGTCGGGCCGTAGACTCGGCCCATGGCTGAGAACGAAGCAGCGAGCAGCGGATCCATCGGACGCGAAACCGGCACCGTGCGGGTCAAGCGGGGGCTGGCCGAGATGCTCAAGGGCGGCGTCATCATGGACGTGGTCGACCCCGAGCAGGCCAAGATCGCCGAGGACGCCGGCGCCACCGCGGTGATGGCGCTCGAGCGGGTGCCGTCGGACATCCGGCGCGACGGCGGCGTGGCCCGCATGAGCGATCCCGAGATGATCGAGGGCATCAAGGCCGTGGTCACCATCCCGGTGATGGCGAAGGCCCGCATCGGCCACTTCGCCGAGGCGCAGATCCTCCAGTCGCTGGGCGTCGACTACGTCGACGAGAGCGAGGTGCTCACCCCCGCCGACGAGGCCCACCACATCGACAAGTGGGCCTTCACGGTGCCCTTCGTCTGCGGGGCGACGAACCTCGGTGAGGCCCTGCGCCGCATCAGCGAGGGCGCCTGCATGATCCGCTCCAAGGGCGAGGCGGGCACCGGCAACATCGTCGAGGCCGTACGCCACCTGCGGTCGATCCTCGGCGACATCCGCAAGATCACGCAGGCCGACTCGGCCGAGCTCTACGACTGGGCCAAGCAGCTCCAGTCGCCGGTCGGCCTCGTCCAGGAGGTCGCCGAGACCGGCACCCTGCCGGTGCCCATGTTCTGCGCCGGCGGCATCGCCACCCCGGCCGACGCCGCGCTCGTCATGCAGCTCGGGGCCCAGGCCGTGTTCGTGGGCTCGGGCATCTTCAAGAGCGACCAACCGTCGGTGATGGCCAAGGCCATCGTCGAGGCCACCACCAACTACGCCGACCCCGACATCCTGGCCAAGGTGAGCCGGGGCCTCGGTGGCGCCATGCCCGGCCTGGAGATCGACGCCCTCGACACCAAGCTCGCCGACCGCGGCTGGTAGGGGCGGGATGTCGCTGGAGGCTGCGGAGCGGAGCGAGGCAGCGGCAGCGGGCGAACCGGATCCCGAAGGGGCGCCGAGGGACGAGGCGCTGGTGATAGGCGTCCTGGCGCTCCAGGGGGCGTCGTCGCTGCACGCGGAGGCGCTGCGGGCGCTGGGCGCCGAGCCCGTCGAGGTGCGCACGCCCGAGGCACTGGCCGGGGTCGACGCCGTGGTGCTGCCCGGCGGCGAGTCCACCACCATCTCCATGCTCCTCGAGGCCAACGGGCTCTTCGAGCCCATGGCCGAACGCCTCCGCGGCGGCCTGCCCGCGTTCGGGACGTGTGCGGGCATGATCATGCTCGCCGAGCAGGTGCTCGACGGGCGCTCGGACCAGCGCAGCTTCGGGGCCATCGACGTCGACGTGCGCCGCAACGCCTTCGGCCGCCAGGTCGACTCGTTCGAGGCGCACCTGCCCGTCGCCGGCCTCGACGGCGGCGACTTCCCGGCGGTGTTCATCCGCGCCCCCGTCATCGAGCGGGCCGGCGCCGGCGTCGAGGTGCTCGCCACCGTCGACGGCCTGCCGGTGCTCTGCCGACAGGGGGCCGTGCTCGTCGCCGCGTTCCACCCCGAGCTCTCCGACGACCTCAGACTGCACCGGCTGTTCCTCGACCACGTATCGTCGCCAGGCCCGGCCGCCACCGGCCGCACCCCTTCCTCTTCCCCCGACTGACCCGACCCGGGAGCCATCGATGTCCGGACACTCCAAGTGGGCCACCATCAAGCACAAGAAGGGCGCCGCCGACAAGGCCCGCGGCAAGCTCTTCGCCAAGCTCATCCGCCAGGTCGAGGTGGCGGCCCGTGAAGGGGGCGGCGACCTC contains:
- a CDS encoding DUF3048 domain-containing protein is translated as MSYRRCFARLLAPLVLLVAVTGACAKNVDGPEAAPDESTTTTTAAPAGPTFPLTGLPSDDEARRTRPALVVKIDNNEGARPPVGINQADVVYEEEIEAGFTRFAAVFQSQDADPVGPIRSARISDIELLANLNRPLLAWSGANPVTASAIRSADLVDVGFDAVTDEYDRATNRPAPSNLFATTTGLYAHAGDARFAPALFQYDTDTATADATTTTAPAGAVPSTTVAAAGAPTPVAGGRVAFRSRDIAYVWDETRAGWVRFQDGTPYADDKNEVAAPANVVFLYIDYVCCPTVPGTPEAQTVGEGDAAVFVDGHFIDARWSRPSAADVWNLTDKATGQPVLLTPGRTWVELANPGTGSFVEPTEATELLALAAQPITSDLGTPEF
- a CDS encoding LemA family protein, with product MTAVLIIIGVIVLLAIILMVLYNGLVKLRNRIENAWAQIDVQLKRRYDLIPNLVETVKGYASHERETLEAVTQARNMAVNAEGPHAQAEAENVLSGALKSLFAVSEAYPDLKANQNFLNLQEELTGTEGRIAYARQFYNDSVFKYNTKIQTFPAVLIAGMFRFTAREYFEAEDEARGPVQVSFGNDAPAAPPAATPPAAPPAAPPTTPPAPGAPS
- the pdxS gene encoding pyridoxal 5'-phosphate synthase lyase subunit PdxS, whose protein sequence is MGRETGTVRVKRGLAEMLKGGVIMDVVDPEQAKIAEDAGATAVMALERVPSDIRRDGGVARMSDPEMIEGIKAVVTIPVMAKARIGHFAEAQILQSLGVDYVDESEVLTPADEAHHIDKWAFTVPFVCGATNLGEALRRISEGACMIRSKGEAGTGNIVEAVRHLRSILGDIRKITQADSAELYDWAKQLQSPVGLVQEVAETGTLPVPMFCAGGIATPADAALVMQLGAQAVFVGSGIFKSDQPSVMAKAIVEATTNYADPDILAKVSRGLGGAMPGLEIDALDTKLADRGW
- the pdxT gene encoding pyridoxal 5'-phosphate synthase glutaminase subunit PdxT, translated to MSLEAAERSEAAAAGEPDPEGAPRDEALVIGVLALQGASSLHAEALRALGAEPVEVRTPEALAGVDAVVLPGGESTTISMLLEANGLFEPMAERLRGGLPAFGTCAGMIMLAEQVLDGRSDQRSFGAIDVDVRRNAFGRQVDSFEAHLPVAGLDGGDFPAVFIRAPVIERAGAGVEVLATVDGLPVLCRQGAVLVAAFHPELSDDLRLHRLFLDHVSSPGPAATGRTPSSSPD
- a CDS encoding glycosyltransferase family 4 protein, encoding MRIGLICPYSLTIPGGVQGQVLGLARSLRGMGHDTRVLGPCDGPPPDAGVTPLGNSVPTAANGSVAPLAPDPSAQLRTIRALRDEAFDVLHVHEPMCPGPTMTSLLFKSAPLVGTFHAAGVSAGYRWLKPGPRLLANRLDHRCAVSEDARRLAATALGGEYTMVFNGVELDHFAKADPWPTEGPTLLFVGRHEPRKGLDVLLAAFADLPNDVRLWVGSDGPETDRLKARHAGDPRIEWLGRISDEEKASRLRGADVFCAPSLRGESFGVVLLEAMAAGCAIVASELPGYANVARSGQDALLVPPGDAAALAAAIERLLDEPGTVADLVASGAERAAGFSMDHLAERYVEIYERIC
- a CDS encoding M48 family metallopeptidase, with amino-acid sequence MYDQVAANKRRSAALIVVFVLFVALVCAAFTYLLQWGPIGIVIAFAIAGGSAFFSYWKSDSIALAMSRAQPATVEQYPRLHNVVEGLCIASGLPKPRLYVIDDPAPNAFATGRNPKHAAIAVTTGLLEKMNRIELEGVLAHELSHIKNDDILVSTLAVTMVGVVALLADIGVRGLLFGGRNRNSNDGGNIVYLALMALALVLLVLSPVIARLMQFAVSRKRESLADISGVEMTRYPPGLISALEKLQADQTVVHSASRATAHLWIESPLARTPEEGKMSKLNRMFDTHPPLEERIAALQEL